A stretch of the Pseudomonas helvetica genome encodes the following:
- a CDS encoding MFS transporter yields the protein MTRGQVRRRLSVNWWQYLALALLPLLVINAVFGQSEAFLPVLAMPFFIAGVASMFVSLRFFGGYKHALIATQKALDTPEEPAAWIALAAKRRQAFLVAALPAWVGALAVFVGLEAVPLVLLALSTTVLFYLYRIPRQLG from the coding sequence GTGACTCGCGGTCAGGTCCGGCGGCGACTGTCCGTCAACTGGTGGCAATACCTGGCGCTGGCTTTGCTGCCGCTGCTGGTGATCAACGCTGTGTTCGGCCAGAGCGAGGCGTTTTTGCCGGTGCTGGCGATGCCGTTTTTCATTGCCGGGGTGGCCTCGATGTTTGTCAGCCTGCGGTTTTTCGGCGGCTACAAACATGCCTTGATCGCCACCCAGAAAGCCCTCGATACCCCGGAAGAACCCGCTGCTTGGATTGCCCTGGCGGCTAAACGCCGTCAGGCATTCCTTGTCGCGGCCTTGCCAGCCTGGGTCGGTGCTCTGGCGGTATTCGTCGGCCTCGAAGCAGTACCTTTGGTCCTGCTGGCGCTGTCGACCACGGTACTGTTCTACCTTTACCGTATTCCGCGTCAACTCGGCTGA
- the ribA gene encoding GTP cyclohydrolase II has protein sequence MPVVFVAASKLPTPFAQFTMHGFLDEATGREHVVLSLGDVADGAPVLGRLHSECLTGDALFSQRCDCGSQLEAALQAIAREGRGVLLYLRQEGRGIGLLNKIRAYELQDGGADTVEANERLGFAADQRDYAMCLPMLEHLGVKSLRLMTNNPRKVKALTDMGIVVAERVPLHTGHNPHNKLYLATKASKLDHMMGNEHQGEADRA, from the coding sequence GTGCCTGTCGTTTTTGTCGCCGCTTCCAAGCTGCCAACGCCTTTTGCGCAATTCACCATGCATGGCTTTCTCGATGAGGCTACTGGCCGCGAGCACGTCGTACTGAGCCTGGGTGATGTCGCCGACGGTGCCCCGGTACTCGGCCGGTTGCACTCCGAATGCCTGACCGGCGACGCCTTGTTCAGCCAGCGTTGCGACTGCGGTTCGCAACTCGAGGCGGCGTTGCAGGCGATCGCCCGCGAAGGTCGCGGCGTGTTGCTTTACCTGCGTCAGGAAGGTCGTGGCATTGGCCTGCTGAACAAGATCCGCGCGTATGAATTGCAAGATGGCGGCGCCGACACCGTTGAAGCCAACGAGCGTCTGGGCTTTGCTGCCGACCAGCGCGACTACGCCATGTGCCTGCCGATGCTCGAGCACCTGGGCGTGAAATCCCTGCGCCTGATGACCAACAACCCGCGCAAGGTCAAAGCCTTGACCGACATGGGCATCGTGGTTGCCGAGCGCGTGCCGCTGCACACCGGCCACAATCCGCACAACAAGCTCTACCTGGCGACCAAGGCCAGCAAGCTCGACCACATGATGGGCAACGAGCATCAGGGCGAGGCAGACCGGGCGTGA
- a CDS encoding transporter substrate-binding domain-containing protein — protein MVGRWLWVLVFAVFCSLARAADVPTTPAVIHLASEDWDDYTAADGHGLAWDILRAVFEPAGVRLDIRTVPYTRSVGLVQRREVDALVGSYSNEADQVLYPRWSFDSDHIYALGLASNPVPTLETLGAYRLAWVRGYRYESYLPNIHRYNQIERRSGILPMLKQARADFYIDALTEINEVLAEAEDPSLYRRTHLTELPLYLGFADTPRARTLMALYDQRMALLVKSGQLKPIFEHWKQPYPFDTVAAGATP, from the coding sequence ATGGTCGGGCGCTGGCTGTGGGTTCTGGTTTTTGCGGTGTTCTGTTCGCTCGCCCGTGCGGCGGATGTGCCGACGACACCGGCCGTGATTCATCTGGCCAGCGAGGACTGGGATGACTATACCGCCGCCGATGGCCATGGGCTGGCCTGGGATATTTTGCGCGCCGTGTTCGAGCCGGCCGGAGTGAGACTGGATATTCGCACCGTGCCTTACACCCGTTCGGTGGGGCTGGTGCAGCGTCGTGAAGTGGACGCGCTGGTTGGCTCCTATTCCAATGAGGCCGATCAGGTCCTGTATCCCCGCTGGAGTTTCGACTCCGATCATATTTATGCCCTGGGCCTTGCGAGCAACCCGGTACCGACTCTGGAGACTCTTGGGGCGTACCGACTGGCCTGGGTCCGTGGCTATCGCTATGAAAGTTACCTGCCGAACATCCACCGCTATAACCAGATCGAACGCCGCAGCGGAATCTTGCCGATGCTCAAACAGGCTCGGGCGGACTTCTATATCGACGCGCTGACGGAAATCAATGAAGTGCTCGCAGAAGCTGAGGATCCGTCCCTGTACCGGCGCACACACTTGACCGAACTGCCGTTGTACCTTGGTTTCGCCGATACACCACGGGCCCGTACCTTGATGGCGCTGTACGACCAGCGCATGGCGTTGTTGGTCAAAAGCGGCCAGTTGAAACCGATCTTCGAGCATTGGAAACAACCTTATCCATTCGACACAGTAGCTGCTGGCGCTACTCCGTAG
- a CDS encoding phosphatidylglycerophosphatase A, with the protein MTDHPKQSPAGRVPPSVWRNPWHFLAFGFGSGTLPKAPGTWGSLVALPFIPLWQMLPGWGYWLMLGITMLFGFWLCGKVADDLRVHDHEGIVWDEMVGMWITLWLVPAGWYWLLAGFLLFRFFDILKPWPIRWIDRHVHGGVGIMLDDVLAGVFAWLALQGLVRYFA; encoded by the coding sequence GTGACAGATCATCCCAAGCAGAGCCCGGCAGGACGCGTGCCGCCATCGGTCTGGCGTAATCCCTGGCATTTCCTGGCGTTCGGTTTCGGCTCGGGCACCTTGCCCAAGGCGCCAGGCACCTGGGGCTCGCTGGTTGCGCTACCTTTTATCCCGTTATGGCAGATGTTGCCCGGCTGGGGTTACTGGCTGATGCTCGGCATCACGATGCTGTTCGGCTTCTGGCTGTGCGGCAAGGTTGCCGACGATTTGCGGGTGCACGACCACGAAGGCATCGTCTGGGACGAAATGGTCGGGATGTGGATCACCCTGTGGCTGGTGCCGGCAGGTTGGTACTGGCTATTGGCGGGGTTCCTGCTGTTCCGCTTCTTCGACATTCTCAAGCCATGGCCGATTCGCTGGATCGACCGACATGTGCACGGCGGTGTCGGGATCATGCTCGACGACGTGCTGGCAGGCGTGTTTGCCTGGTTGGCGCTGCAGGGGCTGGTCCGGTATTTCGCCTGA
- the thiL gene encoding thiamine-phosphate kinase, which yields MGEFELIRNYFAAAPCAQGGEGVDLGIGDDCALLAVPAGEQLAISTDTLVAGVHFADPCDPFLLGQRSLAVAVSDLAAMGATPIAFTLALTLPTVTADWLDAFARGLNAMAQHCGVQLVGGDTTRGPLSLTMTVFGRVPAGKALTRSGAQPGDLVCVGGELGNAAGALSLVLGERVAPAEVAGPLLAHYWSPQPQLELGMALRGKATSALDISDGLLADCGHIAKASAVGLLIESEKLPLSTALVSFLGENAARVAALSGGDDYVLAFTLPPAQLPGLLADGWPIHVVGRVVAGQGVTLLDAIGQDITPQARGYQHFRETP from the coding sequence ATGGGCGAGTTTGAGCTGATCCGCAATTACTTTGCCGCCGCGCCTTGTGCGCAAGGCGGTGAGGGCGTTGACCTGGGAATCGGCGACGACTGCGCCTTGCTCGCTGTTCCCGCAGGGGAGCAGCTGGCAATTTCCACCGACACGCTCGTGGCCGGTGTGCATTTCGCAGACCCTTGCGACCCGTTTCTGCTCGGTCAGCGTTCGCTGGCTGTGGCGGTCAGCGATCTGGCTGCCATGGGCGCCACCCCCATTGCCTTTACCCTTGCCCTGACTTTGCCGACGGTAACCGCCGATTGGCTGGACGCCTTTGCCCGTGGTTTGAACGCCATGGCGCAACACTGCGGTGTACAGCTGGTGGGCGGCGACACCACACGCGGACCGCTGAGCCTGACCATGACCGTGTTCGGTCGGGTCCCGGCAGGCAAGGCACTGACCCGCAGCGGTGCGCAACCCGGTGATCTGGTGTGCGTGGGCGGTGAACTGGGCAACGCCGCCGGTGCATTGTCGCTGGTGTTGGGTGAGCGCGTCGCGCCCGCCGAAGTTGCCGGGCCGTTGTTGGCGCATTATTGGTCGCCACAGCCACAGCTTGAATTGGGCATGGCGTTGCGCGGCAAAGCCACCTCGGCACTGGATATCTCTGACGGTTTGCTCGCCGATTGCGGGCATATCGCCAAGGCCTCGGCTGTCGGCTTGCTGATCGAAAGCGAAAAGCTGCCGCTGTCAACGGCACTGGTGAGCTTTCTCGGTGAGAATGCGGCTCGCGTGGCGGCCTTGAGTGGTGGTGACGACTATGTGCTGGCGTTCACTCTGCCACCCGCGCAACTACCGGGACTGCTCGCCGACGGCTGGCCGATTCACGTTGTCGGGCGGGTCGTGGCCGGGCAGGGCGTGACGCTGCTGGACGCGATCGGGCAGGACATCACCCCGCAAGCCCGGGGTTATCAACATTTTCGGGAGACACCGTGA
- the nusB gene encoding transcription antitermination factor NusB yields the protein MISDESDRFNPRDPKPADAGKPSKSVKRREARQLATQALYQWHMAKQSLNEIEAQFRVDNDFTDVDAAYFREILHGVPAHRTEIDTALKPCLDIEIEELDPVELAVLRLSTWELLKRVDVPYRVVINEGIELAKVFGSTDGHKFVNGVLDKLAPRLREAEVKAFKR from the coding sequence GTGATTAGCGACGAAAGCGATCGTTTCAACCCGCGCGATCCAAAGCCTGCGGATGCTGGCAAACCATCGAAAAGCGTCAAGCGTCGCGAAGCTCGTCAGCTCGCGACCCAGGCGCTGTATCAATGGCACATGGCCAAGCAATCGCTGAACGAGATCGAAGCGCAGTTCCGGGTCGATAACGATTTCACCGATGTCGATGCCGCGTACTTCCGCGAAATCCTCCACGGGGTTCCGGCGCATCGCACCGAGATCGACACCGCGCTGAAGCCATGCCTGGACATCGAAATCGAAGAGCTGGACCCGGTTGAACTGGCGGTTCTGCGCCTGTCCACCTGGGAACTGCTCAAGCGTGTCGACGTGCCTTACCGCGTGGTGATCAACGAAGGCATCGAGCTGGCTAAAGTCTTCGGTTCCACCGATGGCCACAAGTTCGTCAACGGTGTACTCGACAAGCTGGCCCCGCGCCTGCGTGAAGCTGAAGTGAAGGCGTTCAAGCGCTGA
- the ribE gene encoding 6,7-dimethyl-8-ribityllumazine synthase: MTLKTIEGTFIAPKGRYALVVGRFNSFVVESLVSGAVDALVRHGVSESDITIIRAPGAFEIPLVAQKVAQKGEFAAIIALGAVIRGGTPHFEYVAGECTKGLAQVSMEFGVPVAFGVLTVDSIEQAIERSGTKAGNKGAEAALSALEMVSLLAQLEAK, translated from the coding sequence ATGACCCTGAAGACCATCGAAGGTACCTTCATCGCCCCCAAAGGCCGCTACGCTTTGGTTGTTGGCCGCTTCAACAGCTTCGTTGTCGAGAGCCTGGTAAGCGGTGCTGTTGATGCCCTGGTTCGCCATGGCGTGAGCGAAAGCGACATCACCATCATCCGTGCCCCTGGCGCCTTCGAAATCCCGCTGGTTGCGCAGAAAGTCGCTCAGAAGGGCGAGTTCGCGGCAATCATCGCGCTGGGCGCGGTCATTCGTGGCGGCACTCCGCACTTCGAATACGTGGCTGGCGAGTGCACCAAGGGCCTGGCCCAGGTGTCCATGGAATTCGGCGTACCGGTCGCTTTCGGCGTACTGACCGTCGACTCGATCGAGCAAGCCATCGAACGTTCCGGCACCAAGGCCGGCAACAAAGGTGCTGAAGCAGCCTTGTCCGCTCTGGAAATGGTCAGCCTGCTGGCGCAGTTGGAGGCCAAGTGA
- the ribBA gene encoding bifunctional 3,4-dihydroxy-2-butanone-4-phosphate synthase/GTP cyclohydrolase II yields MALNSIEELVEDIRQGKMVILMDDEDRENEGDLIMAAECCQPEHINFMAKHARGLICMPMSRERCELLKLPLMAPRNGSGFGTKFTVSIEAAVGVTTGISAADRARTVQAAAAKDAKAEDIVSPGHIFPLMAQAGGTLARAGHTEAACDLARMAGFEPSGVICEVMNDDGTMSRRAELETFAAEHNIKIGTIADLIHYRMIHERTVQRIAEQPLDSELGQFNLVTYRDSVEGDVHMALTLGTICAEEPTLVRVHNMDPLRDLLMVKQPGRWSLRAAMAAVAEAGSGVVLLLGHPLDGDVLLAHIRETADHAQPKKPTTYSIVGAGSQILRDLGVRKMRLMSAPMKFNAISGFDLEVVEYVPSE; encoded by the coding sequence GTGGCGCTCAATAGCATCGAAGAACTGGTTGAAGACATCCGCCAAGGCAAGATGGTCATCCTCATGGATGACGAAGACCGCGAGAACGAAGGCGACCTGATCATGGCCGCCGAGTGCTGCCAGCCTGAACACATCAACTTCATGGCCAAGCACGCTCGTGGCCTGATCTGCATGCCGATGAGCCGCGAGCGCTGCGAGCTGCTCAAGCTGCCATTGATGGCACCGCGCAACGGCTCCGGTTTCGGCACCAAGTTCACCGTGTCCATCGAAGCCGCTGTCGGCGTCACCACCGGTATCTCTGCGGCTGATCGTGCGCGCACCGTGCAAGCGGCCGCCGCCAAAGACGCCAAGGCCGAAGACATCGTCAGCCCCGGCCACATCTTCCCGCTGATGGCCCAGGCCGGCGGCACCCTGGCCCGTGCCGGCCACACCGAAGCCGCTTGCGACCTGGCGCGCATGGCCGGTTTCGAGCCGAGCGGGGTGATCTGCGAAGTGATGAACGACGACGGCACCATGTCCCGTCGCGCCGAGCTGGAAACCTTCGCCGCCGAACACAACATCAAGATCGGCACCATCGCCGACCTGATTCACTACCGGATGATCCATGAACGTACCGTTCAGCGGATTGCCGAGCAGCCGCTGGACAGCGAACTGGGCCAGTTCAACCTGGTGACCTACCGTGATTCAGTGGAAGGCGACGTGCACATGGCACTGACCCTGGGCACCATTTGCGCCGAAGAACCGACCCTGGTTCGCGTGCACAACATGGACCCGCTGCGCGACCTGTTGATGGTCAAGCAGCCAGGCCGCTGGAGCCTGCGCGCCGCCATGGCCGCGGTTGCCGAGGCTGGCAGCGGTGTGGTGCTGTTGCTCGGTCACCCGCTCGATGGCGACGTGTTGCTGGCGCATATTCGCGAAACCGCCGACCACGCACAGCCGAAAAAACCGACCACCTACAGCATCGTCGGTGCCGGCTCGCAGATCCTGCGTGACCTGGGTGTACGCAAAATGCGCCTGATGAGTGCGCCAATGAAATTTAATGCGATATCCGGTTTCGATCTGGAAGTTGTAGAATACGTGCCCTCCGAATAA
- a CDS encoding riboflavin synthase: MFTGIIESIGSIRALTPKGGDVRVHVETGKLDLSDVKLGDSIAVNGVCLTAVELPGNGFAADVSRETLDCTAMNDLKSGSPVNLEKALTPTTRLGGHLVSGHVDGVGEVVARTENARAVEFRIRAPKDLAKYIAHKGSITVDGTSLTVNAVDGAEFLLTIIPHTLSETIMASYQPGRRVNLEVDLLARYLERLLLGDKAAESSKGNITESFLAANGYLKS, from the coding sequence ATGTTTACCGGCATCATCGAATCCATCGGCAGCATCCGTGCATTGACCCCAAAAGGTGGTGATGTACGGGTTCACGTAGAAACCGGCAAGCTCGACCTGAGCGACGTCAAGCTCGGCGACAGCATCGCGGTCAACGGCGTCTGCCTGACAGCGGTTGAACTGCCGGGCAATGGCTTTGCAGCGGACGTCAGTCGCGAAACCCTCGACTGCACCGCCATGAATGACCTGAAAAGCGGCAGCCCGGTCAACCTGGAAAAAGCCTTGACCCCGACCACCCGCCTCGGTGGGCATCTGGTCAGCGGTCACGTCGACGGCGTCGGCGAAGTGGTTGCGCGTACCGAGAATGCCCGTGCCGTGGAGTTCCGCATTCGTGCGCCGAAAGACCTGGCCAAATACATCGCCCATAAAGGCTCGATCACGGTTGATGGCACCAGCCTGACGGTGAACGCGGTCGATGGCGCCGAGTTCTTGCTGACGATCATTCCGCATACCCTGAGCGAAACCATCATGGCGTCTTACCAGCCAGGTCGCCGGGTCAACCTTGAGGTCGATCTGCTGGCCCGTTACCTGGAGCGTCTATTGCTGGGTGACAAGGCCGCAGAATCCTCGAAGGGCAACATTACCGAAAGCTTTCTGGCCGCCAACGGCTACCTCAAATCCTGA
- the ribD gene encoding bifunctional diaminohydroxyphosphoribosylaminopyrimidine deaminase/5-amino-6-(5-phosphoribosylamino)uracil reductase RibD: protein MSISPEQQVLDAHYMARALELARKGHYTTHPNPRVGCVIVRDGQIVGEGWHVRAGEPHAEVHALRAAGENARGATAYVTLEPCSHHGRTPPCADALVNAGLARVVAAMQDPNPEVAGRGLQRLEQAGIETRSGVLEGEARKLNEGFLKRMEHGLPFVRVKLAMSLDGRTAMASGESQWITGPAARSAVQRLRAQASVVLTGADTVLADDARLTVRADELGLDAEQTALAMSRPPLRVLIDGRLRVPLDAPFFKAGPALVATCVAVEEQYANGPECLIVPGDDGQVDLRKLLLELAARGVNEVLVEAGPRLAGAFAQQGLVDEFQIFIAGKFLGSTARPLLDWPLAQMKDAPELKITEIRAVGDDWRVIAVPVPPASV from the coding sequence ATGAGCATATCCCCGGAACAACAGGTCCTCGACGCCCATTACATGGCGCGCGCGCTGGAACTGGCGCGCAAAGGTCACTACACCACCCATCCCAACCCTCGGGTGGGCTGCGTGATCGTGCGTGACGGGCAGATTGTCGGCGAAGGCTGGCATGTGCGCGCCGGCGAACCGCATGCCGAAGTCCACGCCTTGCGCGCCGCCGGCGAAAACGCCCGCGGTGCCACCGCCTACGTCACGCTGGAGCCTTGCAGCCATCATGGCCGCACGCCGCCGTGTGCCGATGCGCTGGTGAACGCTGGCCTGGCGCGAGTGGTTGCGGCGATGCAGGACCCGAACCCGGAAGTCGCTGGCCGCGGTCTGCAGCGTCTGGAGCAGGCGGGCATCGAGACCCGCAGCGGCGTGCTCGAAGGCGAGGCGCGCAAGCTCAATGAAGGTTTTCTCAAGCGCATGGAACACGGCTTGCCGTTCGTGCGGGTCAAGTTGGCAATGAGCCTAGACGGTCGCACCGCCATGGCCAGTGGCGAAAGCCAATGGATCACCGGTCCCGCCGCCCGCTCGGCTGTGCAGCGTCTGCGGGCTCAGGCCAGCGTCGTGTTGACTGGTGCCGACACGGTGCTGGCCGATGATGCGCGCTTGACCGTGCGTGCCGACGAGTTGGGTCTGGATGCCGAGCAAACTGCGCTCGCCATGAGCCGCCCGCCGCTTCGCGTGCTGATCGACGGCCGCCTGCGCGTGCCGCTCGATGCGCCGTTTTTCAAGGCTGGCCCGGCGCTGGTCGCTACCTGTGTCGCGGTGGAAGAGCAGTACGCCAACGGCCCCGAATGCCTGATCGTGCCCGGCGATGATGGCCAGGTCGACCTGCGCAAGCTGCTGCTCGAACTCGCCGCCCGGGGCGTCAACGAAGTGCTGGTGGAAGCCGGCCCGCGTCTGGCTGGAGCGTTTGCCCAGCAAGGGTTGGTGGACGAATTCCAGATCTTCATCGCGGGCAAGTTCCTCGGCTCCACGGCGCGACCATTGCTGGACTGGCCACTCGCACAAATGAAGGATGCGCCGGAGCTGAAAATCACAGAAATTCGCGCGGTGGGCGATGACTGGCGAGTCATCGCGGTCCCCGTTCCGCCAGCGAGCGTATAA
- the nrdR gene encoding transcriptional regulator NrdR, which produces MHCPFCGANDTKVIDSRLVAEGEQVRRRRECLACGERFTTFETAELVLPRLIKTDGSRQPFDEEKLRAGMQRALEKRPVSVERLEAALAHIKHKLRATGEREVKSLVVGELVMAELQKLDEVAYIRFASVYRRFQDLNEFREEIDRLAREPVKE; this is translated from the coding sequence ATGCACTGTCCCTTCTGCGGTGCCAACGACACCAAGGTCATCGACTCGCGTCTGGTCGCCGAGGGCGAACAGGTGCGCCGCCGGCGCGAATGTCTGGCCTGCGGCGAACGTTTCACGACGTTCGAAACTGCCGAACTGGTGTTGCCGCGCCTGATCAAAACCGACGGCAGCCGTCAGCCGTTCGACGAAGAAAAACTTCGCGCCGGCATGCAGCGTGCGCTGGAGAAGCGCCCGGTAAGCGTCGAGCGCCTGGAAGCGGCGCTGGCCCATATCAAACACAAACTGCGAGCGACCGGCGAGCGCGAGGTCAAATCCCTCGTGGTCGGTGAACTGGTGATGGCCGAGCTGCAAAAGCTCGATGAAGTCGCCTACATTCGTTTCGCTTCGGTGTATCGCCGCTTCCAGGACCTCAACGAGTTCCGCGAAGAGATCGATCGCCTGGCCCGTGAGCCGGTAAAAGAATGA
- a CDS encoding 50S ribosomal protein L11 methyltransferase translates to MNAPLDLQQALSELLGDAQLVRCPLPETTLKLWLIDGDNMNRAFSPEETRRILHEPPYWSFCWASGLAMARYLAEHPQWVAGKRVLDFGAGSGVAGIAAVKAGALEVVACDLDPLAIAACRANAELNDVELSYSTDFFAEADRFDLILVADVLYDRANLPLLDEFLSRGREALVADSRVRDFRHPLYQRLEMLEAMTLPDLAEPEEFRHVSLYHAKRT, encoded by the coding sequence ATGAATGCACCGCTCGACCTGCAACAGGCGTTAAGTGAACTGCTCGGCGATGCACAGCTGGTCCGGTGTCCATTGCCTGAAACCACGCTGAAACTCTGGCTGATCGACGGCGACAACATGAACCGCGCCTTCAGCCCGGAAGAAACCCGGCGCATTCTGCACGAGCCACCGTACTGGAGCTTTTGCTGGGCCAGCGGCCTGGCGATGGCCCGTTACCTGGCGGAGCATCCGCAGTGGGTTGCCGGCAAGCGCGTGCTGGATTTCGGCGCCGGCTCCGGGGTGGCGGGGATTGCAGCGGTCAAGGCAGGGGCGCTGGAAGTGGTGGCCTGTGATCTTGATCCATTGGCAATTGCAGCCTGCCGGGCGAATGCCGAACTCAATGACGTCGAGCTCAGCTACTCGACAGACTTTTTTGCCGAGGCCGATCGTTTTGATCTGATTCTGGTGGCCGACGTGTTGTACGACCGGGCCAACCTGCCGTTGCTCGATGAGTTTCTCAGCCGTGGCCGCGAGGCGTTGGTGGCGGATTCACGAGTTCGGGATTTCCGTCATCCGTTGTATCAGCGGCTGGAAATGCTTGAGGCGATGACCTTACCGGATCTGGCAGAACCAGAAGAGTTTCGGCATGTGAGCCTGTACCACGCCAAACGTACATGA
- the trxA gene encoding thioredoxin — protein sequence MSQDTPYIFDATTADFDQSVIENSFHKPVLVDFWAEWCAPCKALMPMLQSIAESYQGELLLAKVNCDVEPDIVSRFGIRSLPTVVLFKDGQPVDGFAGAQPESAVRALLEPHVKMPPPAASDPIEQAQALFDEGRFADAEATLKVLLGEDNTNARALILYARCLTERGELSEAQAVLDAVKSDEHKAALAGAKAQIKFLGQAADLPDVADLKSRLAQNPQDDEAVYQLAIQQLARQQYEPALDSLLKLFIRNRSYSEGLPHKTLLQVFELLGNDHPLVTVYRRKLFAALY from the coding sequence ATGAGTCAAGACACGCCATATATCTTCGACGCCACTACCGCCGATTTCGACCAGTCGGTGATCGAGAACTCGTTCCACAAGCCGGTGCTGGTGGATTTCTGGGCTGAATGGTGTGCGCCGTGCAAGGCGCTGATGCCGATGCTGCAATCCATCGCCGAGAGCTATCAGGGCGAGTTGCTGCTGGCCAAGGTCAACTGCGACGTCGAGCCGGACATCGTTTCGCGCTTCGGTATTCGCAGCCTGCCGACAGTGGTGCTGTTCAAGGACGGTCAGCCGGTGGACGGCTTTGCCGGCGCACAGCCCGAGTCCGCTGTTCGCGCACTGCTTGAGCCACACGTAAAAATGCCTCCGCCGGCCGCTTCCGACCCGATCGAACAGGCGCAGGCGCTGTTCGACGAAGGTCGTTTCGCGGATGCCGAAGCCACACTGAAAGTGCTGCTGGGTGAGGACAATACCAACGCCCGCGCGTTGATCCTCTATGCGCGCTGCCTGACCGAACGTGGCGAGCTGAGTGAAGCCCAGGCCGTGCTCGATGCGGTGAAAAGCGATGAACACAAAGCCGCACTTGCCGGCGCCAAGGCGCAAATCAAGTTTCTCGGCCAGGCCGCTGACTTGCCGGATGTCGCCGACCTGAAATCGCGTCTGGCGCAAAACCCGCAGGACGATGAAGCCGTCTATCAGTTGGCGATCCAGCAACTGGCCCGTCAACAATATGAGCCGGCACTGGACTCCCTGCTCAAGCTGTTTATCCGCAATCGCAGCTACAGCGAAGGGTTGCCGCACAAGACCCTGCTGCAAGTGTTCGAACTGCTGGGCAACGATCACCCGCTGGTGACCGTTTACCGCCGCAAGCTGTTTGCAGCGCTCTACTAG